One segment of Apus apus isolate bApuApu2 chromosome 1, bApuApu2.pri.cur, whole genome shotgun sequence DNA contains the following:
- the PANX1 gene encoding pannexin-1, with protein MAIAHIATEYVFSDFLLKEPPDTRYKGLRLELALDKMVTCIAVGLPLLLISLAFAQEISIGAQISCFAPSSFSWRQAAYVDSYCWAAVQQKQPSQNNLENIPLWLHKFFPYILLLVAILLYLPGLYWRFTAAPHLSSDLKFIMEELDKAYNRAIKAANSIRSGDPRDPTDLVPAVNENMTQSLWEISESHFKYPIVEQYLKTKKNSRCLIIKYIICRLLTLVIIFIACLYLSYYISLSSLSDEFLCTIKTGILKNDTTVPEVVQCKLIAVGVFRVLSYINLLVYLLVMPLVVYAMFVPWRWNSGILKVYEILPTFDVLKLKSKCFDDLSLYLLFLEENVSELKSFKCLKVLENIAVSEKFDVMQLLVNLGTIKTDTVDGKPGTAVLEKPEETITEELENNATELQVLTDRDASGNVSPREDKKLRQRLIDSSC; from the exons ATGGCCATCGCGCACATCGCCACCGAGTACGTCTTCTCCGACTTCTTGCTGAAGGAGCCGCCGGACACGCGCTACAAGGGGCTGCGGCTGGAGCTGGCGCTGGACAAGATGGTCACCTGCATCGCCGTGGGGCTGCCGCTGCTCCTCATCTCCCTCGCCTTCGCTCAGGAGATCTCCATCG gTGCTCAGATAAGCTGTTTcgctcccagctccttctcctggCGACAAGCTGCTTACGTGGACTCCTACTGCTgggcagctgtgcagcagaagCAACCATCCCAGAACAACTTAGAAAACATTCCCCTGTGGCTGCATAAA TTCTTCCCATACATCCTTCTGCTCGTTGCTATCCTGCTGTATCTGCCAGGTTTGTACTGGCGCTTCACTGCAGCACCTCACCTTTCTTCTGATCTGAAGTTCATTATGGAAGAGCTTGACAAAGCCTATAACAGGGCAATCAAAGCTGCTAACAGCATCCGCAGTGGAGACCCCAGGGACCCTACTGACTTGGTTCCAGCTGTTAATGAGAACATGACACAGAG tttgtgGGAAATATCTGAAAGCCACTTTAAATACCCAATTGTGGAGCAGTACCTGAAGACGAAGAAGAATTCCAGATGCCTcataattaaatacattatcTGCCGTTTACTCACTctagtaattattttcattgcatGCCTCTACCTGAGCTACTACATTAGCCTCTCCTCTTTGAGTGATGAGTTTCTCTGCACTATCAAAACTGGGATCTTAAAGAATGACACAACTGTTCCAGAAGTGGTTCAGTGCAAGCTTATTGCTGTTGGTGTCTTCAGGGTACTCAGCTATATTAACCTGCTAGTCTATCTTCTGGTGATGCCGCTGGTAGTTTATGCAATGTTTGTTCCATGGAGGTGGAATTCAGGCATTCTCAAAGTGTATGAAATCCTGCCGACTTTCGATGTTCTGAAACTCAAGTCAAAGTGTTTTGATGACTTAAGCCTTTACCTCCTCTTTCTTGAGGAAAACGTGAGTGAACTTAAATCTTTTAAGTGCCTCAAAGTGCTGGAGAACATTGCAGTTTCTGAGAAGTTTGATGTCATGCAACTTTTGGTGAACCTTGGTACTATTAAGACAGATACTGTGGATGGGAAGCCAGGGACAGCTGTGTTGGAGAAGCCTGAAGAAACAATTACAGAAGAGTTGGAAAATAATGCAACAGAGCTACAAG